A region from the Maridesulfovibrio zosterae DSM 11974 genome encodes:
- a CDS encoding DUF47 domain-containing protein, whose amino-acid sequence MHFRLPFLGLIANKDPMEGLVQHYNKIAECIHIINDSVECYVAGNDTCREFKELIEQIDKVESQADKIKRSIRNHLPHSLFMAVDKTLFFNYTRSQDNVLDNAQEALHWLAMRKVAIPVEYQKDLILLLSEVNDTTTSLGPALKATIALNDGKSIDREGTKNKFRKVRKHYAKAVELRKELTNRIYNSDMDFKDIYQLMHFVDCLNEMAHQAEGCADILRAMISR is encoded by the coding sequence ATGCACTTTCGTCTTCCTTTTCTCGGCCTTATTGCGAACAAAGATCCCATGGAAGGGCTGGTTCAACATTATAACAAGATTGCCGAATGCATTCATATTATCAACGATTCTGTAGAATGCTATGTTGCCGGAAACGACACATGCAGAGAGTTCAAAGAACTCATTGAACAGATCGACAAGGTAGAAAGTCAGGCAGATAAAATCAAAAGGTCTATTCGCAATCATCTACCGCACTCTCTTTTCATGGCTGTGGATAAAACACTTTTTTTCAACTATACACGCAGTCAGGACAACGTCCTCGATAATGCTCAGGAAGCGCTGCACTGGCTTGCTATGCGCAAGGTAGCGATACCGGTCGAATATCAGAAAGATCTTATACTGCTCCTTTCTGAGGTCAACGACACGACAACAAGCCTCGGTCCTGCGCTCAAAGCCACAATAGCACTGAATGACGGCAAATCTATTGACCGTGAAGGCACAAAAAATAAATTCAGAAAAGTACGTAAACACTACGCAAAAGCTGTAGAACTTAGAAAAGAACTGACCAACAGAATCTATAATTCAGATATGGATTTTAAAGATATTTATCAGCTTATGCATTTCGTAGATTGCCTTAATGAGATGGCTCATCAGGCTGAAGGATGCGCTGATATTCTGCGGGCAATGATATCAAGATAA
- a CDS encoding inorganic phosphate transporter, which translates to MDIYDLFFYLSLFAGFMMAFNLGANDVANSMASAVGAKAISIRQAVLIAGTLNFVGAVFLGSHVTATVSKGIINPAAIADPKIMMIGMFSALLAAGLWVLISTLTALPVSSTHSIVGSILGFGLVAGGPDVVNWLKMVGIVMSWIISPFFAAIIAFLIFTHIRKTILFKKDFIHQAQKWAPIWMGLTVLLIALSFLYKTPVGKGLHLSFLGSLCLAFAIAGVVWFSGRLAVNKLVGNTEQGAEAVEETFRKLQVGTSCYVALSQGANDVANAIGPVAAIYLITKEHVLLAKADIPIGLLVMGGLGIAIGISLLGHKVMATVGEKITVLTNTRGFAVDFGAATTVLAASNMGLPVSSTHAAVGAVVGVGLARGFSAVNFKILGKIVLYWVLTVPIAAFTSITIFSLLKWAFI; encoded by the coding sequence ATGGATATTTATGATTTGTTTTTTTACCTGTCCCTGTTTGCAGGGTTCATGATGGCTTTTAACCTCGGCGCGAATGATGTGGCTAACTCTATGGCCTCTGCCGTCGGAGCTAAAGCTATAAGTATCAGGCAAGCAGTGCTAATTGCCGGCACACTTAACTTTGTGGGAGCAGTTTTCCTTGGTTCCCATGTGACAGCAACTGTCAGTAAAGGAATTATCAATCCGGCTGCAATAGCAGATCCGAAGATAATGATGATCGGCATGTTTTCAGCATTGCTGGCTGCTGGATTATGGGTTTTGATATCGACTCTGACCGCCCTGCCGGTTTCCTCTACTCACTCGATTGTAGGAAGTATTCTTGGATTCGGTCTTGTAGCAGGGGGGCCTGACGTCGTTAACTGGTTGAAAATGGTTGGAATCGTTATGTCATGGATTATTTCACCATTCTTTGCTGCGATCATTGCCTTTTTAATCTTCACTCACATTAGAAAAACAATTCTCTTCAAAAAAGATTTCATCCATCAGGCACAGAAATGGGCTCCTATATGGATGGGTCTTACAGTTCTTCTAATAGCGCTTTCCTTCCTCTACAAAACCCCGGTCGGAAAAGGACTTCACCTTTCTTTTCTGGGCTCACTCTGCCTGGCTTTTGCTATCGCAGGTGTTGTTTGGTTTTCAGGAAGACTTGCAGTCAACAAACTTGTTGGCAACACAGAGCAAGGCGCTGAAGCAGTTGAAGAAACATTTCGTAAACTTCAAGTTGGAACATCATGTTATGTTGCCCTTTCGCAGGGTGCCAACGATGTGGCCAATGCTATTGGACCAGTTGCAGCTATTTATCTTATTACTAAAGAGCATGTGCTTCTCGCTAAAGCCGATATCCCAATCGGTCTGCTTGTTATGGGCGGACTCGGTATTGCTATAGGTATTTCATTGCTGGGACACAAAGTTATGGCTACAGTTGGTGAAAAGATTACTGTACTGACTAATACAAGAGGCTTTGCTGTTGACTTCGGAGCTGCTACAACGGTATTAGCCGCCTCAAATATGGGCCTACCGGTATCATCTACACACGCCGCAGTAGGTGCTGTTGTCGGTGTTGGTCTTGCAAGAGGTTTTTCCGCAGTTAACTTTAAAATTCTTGGAAAAATTGTTTTGTACTGGGTATTAACTGTTCCCATTGCAGCATTTACGAGTATTACCATTTTCAGCCTGCTTAAATGGGCTTTCATCTGA
- a CDS encoding phage regulatory CII family protein: MSEKIEKAIQELVINGPIPVEELARKLGKSPKTLIREVNPEDKKAKLGAETLVEIMKLTGGVEPLKLMAEELDFTVESSD; this comes from the coding sequence ATGTCAGAAAAAATTGAAAAAGCTATTCAGGAACTTGTCATCAACGGACCTATCCCGGTAGAGGAACTTGCAAGGAAACTTGGTAAAAGCCCTAAAACGTTGATTCGGGAAGTTAATCCGGAAGATAAAAAAGCCAAGCTCGGAGCTGAGACTCTTGTAGAAATTATGAAGCTTACAGGTGGGGTAGAACCATTAAAGCTTATGGCAGAAGAACTAGATTTTACAGTTGAATCATCAGATTAA
- a CDS encoding cyclic nucleotide-binding protein — translation MKSTDSNIDYRYSISGLIEKSKTNTSFSALLTDNFHLEPEVFIKGKQIGGKTFEPAAKQLAKSVINLLSNQVIMAVEVTGDNRLTPNAIMALAQIVPGEIATPEKIIAARVILENCGLFDQAQLYLTPSRAGRKLKISVKEKEMIVAAGMPGPGKKLLDNILGPPTIDLPEFPVRSGNDKKVYLTANSTGYLAFEADKILAEFSYPTEELNPERIENLVTVAGAIRNKIYSYEKANLDLSIILMKMCSFLDSESVRIITEKLQKDMENGSTDSNILEDTLNRIEFISQAYNAAQETQLILASRLIAKQIHSPITPWVLYSLGNQAMIAEEVTKAAPLLSGSISVSSLPVAPEMLLTTAKAQYSNLDKTLGDAAFELLRPLLAKPDLNANIRMQIKELAQSAALCKTATSISDTDPLDLQLVKGDALILLDRADLAEPLFHKLHSSHPSDARPLTGFARLAFQRTGNLLSARPYIERAEHMMHKDRFFYETALAYQMERIIGEALPTIQIDGRNSEEASATRFMLPKTLEYTEGYKEFNKPQAMLLEAGIEVLDNWLAYPDLEDRQALGAIFKRTSFLKEKMPQVPLIISANYYFSAYSPDREAAKIALCPPLEGTIGLQPRLLQLNMLIREMVTAPSPEIASALEYAASSTFSDARSRSKVVSMQADAYATLGIFHNSAKELEKANSLYELAIGLSNAGSTARLLNNQGCIALLLGKKVDADDLYDEALDSRPAYPDVVNLGKIMSSLTGEDLEKELVNLATRTKIDKVRLAATSKKTIKKSAKNSAEHISLMKTNITGKENGPAPMMDVLLKEHTLMKIDYNNYNGLQFIFEYESNPWLLTAPTNTILQD, via the coding sequence GTGAAAAGTACGGATTCTAATATAGACTACCGCTATTCAATTTCTGGACTGATTGAAAAAAGCAAAACAAACACTTCGTTTTCAGCGCTGCTTACCGATAACTTTCATCTGGAACCGGAAGTATTTATAAAGGGAAAACAGATTGGAGGTAAAACATTTGAACCTGCTGCGAAGCAGCTTGCAAAATCAGTAATCAACCTCCTATCCAATCAAGTCATCATGGCTGTTGAAGTTACTGGCGATAACAGACTGACCCCTAATGCCATTATGGCTTTAGCACAAATAGTACCCGGAGAAATAGCTACACCTGAAAAAATAATTGCCGCAAGGGTTATTCTCGAAAATTGCGGTCTTTTTGATCAGGCTCAACTATACCTTACTCCGAGCCGTGCAGGACGTAAGCTGAAAATTTCTGTCAAAGAGAAAGAAATGATCGTCGCTGCCGGGATGCCTGGCCCGGGAAAAAAACTTCTGGATAATATTCTAGGACCGCCAACAATTGATCTTCCTGAATTCCCCGTAAGATCTGGAAATGATAAAAAAGTATACTTAACAGCAAACAGTACTGGCTATCTGGCATTTGAAGCTGACAAAATACTAGCAGAATTCTCATATCCTACAGAAGAATTAAACCCTGAAAGAATAGAAAATCTTGTCACCGTCGCCGGTGCCATAAGGAATAAAATTTATTCTTATGAAAAGGCTAACCTTGATCTAAGTATCATCTTAATGAAAATGTGTTCTTTTTTGGATTCAGAATCCGTCAGAATCATTACCGAAAAGCTACAAAAAGATATGGAGAATGGAAGTACAGACTCCAATATTCTTGAAGATACACTAAATAGAATTGAATTTATTTCTCAAGCATACAATGCAGCACAGGAAACCCAGTTAATACTTGCCTCCAGACTTATTGCCAAACAAATTCATTCACCTATAACACCATGGGTTCTCTACTCCCTTGGTAACCAAGCCATGATAGCTGAAGAAGTAACAAAAGCAGCTCCTCTTCTATCTGGGTCCATTTCTGTATCCTCACTTCCTGTTGCCCCTGAAATGCTGCTGACAACAGCAAAAGCACAATACAGTAATTTGGACAAAACCTTGGGTGATGCCGCATTTGAATTGCTCAGACCATTACTTGCAAAGCCGGACTTAAATGCAAATATACGTATGCAGATTAAAGAACTTGCTCAGAGTGCAGCGCTATGCAAAACCGCTACATCAATATCAGATACAGACCCTCTCGATTTGCAACTTGTAAAAGGAGATGCACTGATACTGCTCGATAGAGCAGATCTTGCAGAACCTCTTTTCCATAAATTACATAGCTCTCATCCTAGCGATGCCAGACCGCTCACAGGATTTGCACGTCTTGCCTTCCAGCGTACAGGCAACCTGCTTTCAGCCCGTCCATATATTGAAAGAGCTGAGCATATGATGCATAAGGACCGGTTTTTCTACGAAACAGCATTAGCTTATCAAATGGAAAGAATTATTGGCGAAGCTCTTCCGACTATACAGATTGATGGACGCAACTCAGAAGAAGCTTCGGCAACACGTTTTATGCTACCAAAAACACTTGAGTATACCGAAGGATATAAAGAATTTAATAAACCACAGGCAATGCTGCTTGAAGCAGGAATTGAAGTGCTCGATAACTGGCTGGCATATCCTGATTTAGAAGATAGACAAGCACTTGGAGCAATATTTAAAAGGACGTCTTTTCTCAAAGAAAAAATGCCACAAGTTCCCTTAATAATATCTGCGAACTATTATTTTTCTGCATACTCGCCTGACAGGGAAGCTGCAAAAATTGCTTTGTGTCCCCCCTTAGAAGGAACAATTGGACTTCAACCAAGACTACTACAGCTTAATATGCTCATAAGAGAAATGGTTACAGCTCCCTCTCCAGAAATAGCTTCTGCTCTTGAATATGCAGCGAGTTCAACTTTTTCAGACGCACGTAGCAGAAGTAAAGTAGTATCTATGCAAGCTGATGCCTATGCAACACTTGGAATCTTCCACAACTCAGCCAAAGAACTGGAAAAAGCAAACTCTTTGTATGAATTGGCCATAGGATTAAGTAATGCAGGGAGCACTGCTCGACTACTAAATAATCAGGGCTGCATTGCTCTTCTTCTCGGTAAAAAAGTTGATGCGGATGATTTATATGATGAAGCCCTGGATAGTAGACCGGCATATCCAGATGTAGTGAATCTCGGAAAGATAATGTCCTCGTTAACTGGAGAAGATCTAGAAAAAGAACTGGTTAATCTTGCTACAAGGACAAAAATAGATAAAGTTCGGTTAGCAGCAACTTCAAAAAAGACAATAAAAAAATCAGCCAAGAACAGCGCTGAACATATTTCACTCATGAAAACAAATATTACCGGAAAAGAAAATGGCCCTGCCCCCATGATGGACGTTCTTCTAAAAGAACATACACTCATGAAAATAGATTATAACAACTACAATGGCCTGCAATTCATTTTCGAATATGAGAGCAACCCATGGTTGCTTACAGCCCCTACAAACACAATTTTACAGGATTAA
- a CDS encoding HAMP domain-containing sensor histidine kinase gives MSSKSLHMKILLWGWAVMLCSLMLTFWFYYETVSDELISSSRQNTTRLMKYVSWKVSHSPEIPGSSFFQKEVTTLGSQLGIRITYIKNGKVLADSDVKESRLPELDDHSNRPEIIAAEASGTGKNIRYSKTLQTRMLYVAQTMGNDGELIRLAMPYSVIGERLERVKIHFSILIFLIAAGTAITLKFIGNRTTAAVKEVSDTARAIGEGDYDKRIRVIPGGEYQMMADSINTMAHKIQDHIHIIEDQRNQLDAMFENMKEGIMVLNPEGKIESVNNSMMEIAPQSQSYKGRMPLEVLTRHEIQDTVDNILKHKNKKTSASLILDLQDGRSMNVTVCPYEDHKNRRKLILVFHDISEVRRVEKVLRDFVSNASHQLRTPLTSIKGYSETLIDNPPENKKILKQFLGTILDNANHMSKVITGMFALARSEYSGKKLRTKPTDLQKCITLSVSNLSAQAAKKKITITKGSVPEVRVTGTSEGLTQIFDNLIENGIKYAPENSKIMVQAKLEDGFVVTSISDEGPGIAETDKERIFERFFKLDENAVENGSSGLGLALCRSLVRNFNGDIWVKSPIDADTETGSSFCVKLPVTDGS, from the coding sequence TTGTCCAGCAAATCATTACATATGAAAATCCTTCTTTGGGGTTGGGCAGTTATGCTCTGTTCCCTGATGCTGACTTTTTGGTTTTACTACGAAACAGTTTCTGATGAGCTCATCAGTTCAAGTAGACAGAACACTACCCGATTAATGAAATATGTAAGCTGGAAAGTAAGTCACAGCCCTGAAATTCCCGGAAGCTCTTTTTTTCAAAAAGAAGTTACAACACTGGGCTCACAACTTGGGATCCGTATTACATATATTAAAAACGGTAAGGTTCTTGCCGACTCCGATGTCAAAGAATCCAGACTTCCAGAACTTGACGATCATTCTAATCGTCCAGAAATAATTGCTGCAGAAGCAAGTGGGACAGGCAAAAACATCCGTTACAGCAAAACATTGCAAACCCGCATGCTTTATGTCGCTCAAACTATGGGTAATGACGGAGAACTAATACGTCTTGCTATGCCCTACTCTGTCATCGGTGAAAGGCTGGAACGGGTTAAAATTCACTTTTCAATCCTAATATTTCTAATTGCAGCGGGAACAGCAATCACTCTTAAATTCATCGGCAACCGCACTACAGCAGCGGTTAAAGAAGTTTCCGATACAGCAAGAGCCATTGGAGAGGGAGACTACGACAAACGCATCAGAGTTATTCCCGGCGGAGAATATCAGATGATGGCTGATTCTATCAACACCATGGCCCATAAAATTCAGGACCACATTCACATCATAGAAGATCAACGAAATCAGCTTGATGCAATGTTTGAAAACATGAAAGAAGGCATCATGGTTCTGAATCCGGAGGGAAAAATAGAGTCGGTTAACAACTCTATGATGGAAATAGCGCCTCAGTCCCAAAGCTACAAAGGCAGAATGCCTCTTGAAGTTCTTACTCGGCACGAAATTCAGGACACCGTTGACAATATCCTTAAGCATAAAAATAAAAAGACTTCTGCCTCGCTAATTCTTGATTTGCAGGACGGACGCTCAATGAATGTTACAGTCTGTCCTTATGAAGATCATAAAAACCGACGCAAACTTATTCTTGTTTTTCACGACATCAGTGAAGTTCGCCGCGTTGAAAAAGTCCTTCGTGACTTTGTTTCTAATGCATCACATCAGTTACGAACTCCACTGACGAGTATCAAAGGCTATTCGGAAACTCTTATTGACAATCCTCCTGAAAATAAAAAAATACTGAAACAGTTCCTTGGAACCATTCTAGATAATGCAAACCATATGTCCAAGGTAATAACAGGCATGTTTGCGCTGGCCCGCAGTGAATACTCAGGCAAGAAATTGCGGACTAAGCCAACTGATCTGCAAAAATGCATTACACTTAGTGTCAGCAACTTAAGCGCACAAGCTGCAAAGAAAAAAATTACAATTACAAAAGGTTCTGTCCCTGAAGTCAGGGTCACCGGTACCAGCGAAGGTTTGACCCAGATATTTGACAATCTAATTGAGAACGGCATCAAATATGCCCCGGAAAACAGCAAGATTATGGTTCAGGCAAAACTTGAAGACGGCTTTGTTGTCACCAGCATCTCTGATGAAGGACCGGGTATTGCCGAAACAGATAAAGAAAGAATTTTTGAAAGATTTTTTAAACTGGATGAAAATGCTGTGGAGAATGGAAGTTCTGGTCTTGGATTGGCCCTTTGCCGCAGCCTTGTACGTAACTTTAACGGCGACATCTGGGTTAAAAGCCCTATTGACGCAGACACTGAGACCGGTTCATCATTCTGTGTGAAGCTACCGGTAACAGACGGCTCTTAA
- a CDS encoding peroxiredoxin → MSCHHGDYEEVLSIAAIGETVPEFVMEAYDPCDCGFCEVKFEEVKKAGKWLVLFFYPADFTFVCPTELADLADKHAELEKLGCEVVSVSTDTKFVHLAWKTDERLLQNVKFKMAADPTGEVSDFFGVYDHDTGLALRGTFIINPDGVLVSSEVNFYNVGRNAQELVRKIEANVYLKDHPAEACPAKWTPGEKTLTPSEKLVGKVYEQLND, encoded by the coding sequence ATGAGTTGTCATCACGGAGATTATGAAGAGGTTCTTTCTATTGCAGCAATCGGGGAAACCGTTCCTGAGTTTGTTATGGAAGCATACGATCCATGCGATTGCGGTTTTTGCGAAGTGAAATTTGAAGAAGTTAAAAAAGCCGGTAAGTGGCTGGTCTTATTCTTTTACCCAGCAGATTTCACATTCGTCTGCCCGACAGAACTAGCTGATCTGGCAGATAAACATGCAGAGCTGGAAAAACTCGGGTGCGAAGTTGTTTCAGTCTCGACTGATACCAAATTTGTTCACCTTGCATGGAAGACTGACGAAAGACTGCTCCAGAACGTAAAGTTTAAAATGGCTGCAGATCCAACCGGTGAAGTCTCAGATTTCTTCGGTGTATATGATCACGATACAGGACTGGCTCTTCGCGGTACATTTATTATTAACCCTGATGGCGTTCTGGTTTCATCTGAAGTTAATTTTTACAATGTTGGCCGTAACGCACAAGAACTGGTTCGTAAAATTGAAGCAAATGTTTATCTTAAAGACCATCCAGCCGAGGCATGCCCTGCAAAGTGGACTCCCGGTGAAAAGACGCTTACTCCCAGCGAAAAACTTGTCGGTAAGGTTTACGAACAGCTTAATGATTAA
- a CDS encoding ArnT family glycosyltransferase: protein MFENNDSNIDLFCKKKWPVLLGLLLLFAAVVSFYGTWLNYFYDIDEPKYARAVYEMLKGGHFFAPMFDGLPRMEKPPLAYWVMYPFGWLASLGDFSGNSLLLLRMPTIICSMLIVLGTALTGRKLFGPATGLLAGMILQSSILFKFMAVMIKVDIVFACCVTWATYFYLLHYLGDKSRRTLLGGAVLTALGVLAKGPFAFLPMAGYALAIGIRYNVNRKHESDESATFVSAFNVRGLVAPNWADRNVFFLWFLSGCIPFFLWLYAAWTSSGFDYSQGLIGQFFHNTSTSSTKAIDKLTRLDPYFDTLTVLFFPWGGYVFGMVYGVWRSVKEKFNEKYVFMSCVFLVYLLVFTLLFKLKSNRYMLPVLPLLSILVCDWLLNAKRDKAYSTFFEMGFVWLCSMAALLGYRSFRSGSISANLADGIVLNSYMEFVLPVFIALAVFFLVLLFVSIKQAERPALHIIGGALAMVAVMPFYYNALPSYKSLEENRPLPVMGQAVTDKIMEMTDGDTLVLHRPRFIKTFPDVVYYLKKLDSGEKCMYSLGSSVSVREIFQTLATPQIAADLFKKEHPDAEKFPPYNYFKNTDFKSAILLLSSDDYGEFRQFITNLPPELRNMVEVEEMDVLTVKWVSHRIYFVHIKTMRMK from the coding sequence ATGTTTGAAAATAATGATTCCAATATAGATTTATTTTGCAAAAAAAAATGGCCCGTACTGCTTGGCTTGCTGCTCCTTTTTGCCGCAGTAGTTTCGTTTTATGGTACATGGCTTAATTATTTTTATGATATCGACGAGCCTAAGTATGCCCGTGCAGTGTATGAAATGCTGAAGGGCGGGCACTTTTTTGCCCCCATGTTTGACGGATTACCGCGAATGGAAAAGCCTCCTCTGGCTTATTGGGTTATGTATCCATTTGGCTGGCTGGCTTCTCTAGGTGATTTCAGCGGTAACAGTTTACTTTTGCTCCGCATGCCTACGATAATATGTTCCATGCTTATAGTGTTAGGAACGGCTCTGACTGGTAGAAAACTTTTTGGTCCTGCAACAGGTCTGCTTGCCGGCATGATTTTGCAAAGTTCTATTCTTTTTAAGTTTATGGCTGTGATGATTAAGGTGGACATCGTATTTGCCTGTTGCGTTACCTGGGCAACATATTTCTATCTGCTGCATTATCTTGGAGATAAATCCCGCAGAACTCTATTGGGCGGAGCTGTTCTCACTGCGCTTGGGGTTCTAGCAAAAGGACCTTTCGCTTTTCTGCCAATGGCAGGATATGCTCTTGCAATCGGGATCAGGTACAACGTTAATAGGAAGCACGAGTCAGATGAATCTGCTACTTTTGTTTCAGCTTTTAATGTTAGAGGTTTGGTTGCTCCAAACTGGGCTGACCGGAATGTTTTTTTTCTTTGGTTTCTTTCTGGCTGTATACCTTTTTTTCTGTGGCTTTATGCCGCATGGACAAGCAGTGGATTTGATTATTCTCAAGGTCTTATAGGACAGTTCTTCCATAATACTTCGACAAGCAGTACAAAAGCCATTGATAAACTGACCAGACTTGATCCTTACTTTGATACTCTTACGGTTTTATTCTTTCCGTGGGGCGGGTATGTCTTTGGTATGGTCTATGGTGTATGGCGTTCTGTTAAAGAAAAATTTAATGAGAAATATGTATTCATGTCGTGTGTGTTTTTGGTTTATCTGCTGGTTTTCACCTTGCTCTTTAAACTGAAATCAAATCGTTATATGCTGCCTGTTTTGCCACTCCTATCAATTTTAGTTTGTGATTGGCTTCTTAATGCTAAGCGGGATAAAGCTTACAGTACTTTTTTTGAGATGGGTTTTGTCTGGCTTTGTTCCATGGCAGCTTTGCTTGGTTATCGATCTTTTCGGTCTGGTTCGATTTCAGCCAATCTGGCAGACGGCATTGTTTTAAATTCATATATGGAATTTGTTTTGCCGGTTTTTATTGCATTGGCAGTATTTTTTCTTGTGTTGCTTTTTGTCAGTATCAAGCAGGCAGAGCGCCCGGCTCTTCACATAATTGGTGGGGCTCTTGCTATGGTTGCCGTAATGCCATTTTATTATAACGCATTACCTTCATATAAGTCGCTTGAAGAAAACAGGCCTCTTCCGGTTATGGGACAGGCTGTAACAGATAAAATTATGGAAATGACTGATGGAGATACTCTAGTCCTGCATAGGCCTCGCTTCATAAAGACTTTTCCAGATGTTGTTTATTACCTTAAAAAGCTTGATAGTGGTGAGAAGTGCATGTACTCGCTCGGTTCCAGCGTTAGTGTGAGAGAAATTTTTCAGACTCTGGCAACGCCGCAGATTGCAGCTGATCTTTTTAAAAAAGAACATCCCGATGCGGAAAAATTTCCACCTTACAATTACTTTAAAAATACTGATTTCAAGAGCGCAATTCTTTTATTATCATCGGATGATTATGGCGAATTCAGACAGTTTATTACGAATCTGCCTCCTGAGCTGAGGAATATGGTTGAAGTAGAAGAAATGGATGTTTTGACGGTTAAATGGGTAAGTCACCGTATTTACTTTGTGCATATAAAAACTATGAGAATGAAATAA